One segment of Primulina tabacum isolate GXHZ01 chromosome 14, ASM2559414v2, whole genome shotgun sequence DNA contains the following:
- the LOC142525365 gene encoding putative membrane-associated kinase regulator 2, whose product MEAFSLLKYWRSGGDGGGGGCLTGVVEQDSASTPTIVTAAVSPCSSNGEDGPYFDLEFTLPEDETDAEEDETTPKFQENDDTRTPKTERGDETEDVSREEEESEHGNGGDQKFTVESSSILLNVSEETSYSFPVSLLKSATKIRVLLLKFKRSKTEKSENNEKTAREDVETLKFQENQGTKTSGKFFTVKFKVEEVKGPLLSLFIRENNSKEKQGKGPKNSEENLDLSGVSDDKKLIQKYLKMVKPLYVRVSKRYVEKLKFSGQLSFSGSKGGGTASSPPCVPMEEEGPAAAEAVNAPAERMKSRVTQPNGALLQTGPKVGHKQLGKSRSASAAVAASPQVKAAAPDRRDDSLLQVQDGIQDAILHCKRSFQRL is encoded by the coding sequence ATGGAAGCTTTCTCTTTACTTAAATACTGGAGAAGCGGCGGCGACGGTGGCGGAGGAGGATGTCTTACAGGTGTCGTGGAACAGGACTCCGCCTCCACTCCGACAATCGTCACAGCCGCCGTGAGTCCTTGCTCCTCCAACGGAGAAGATGGTCCATACTTCGACCTCGAGTTCACGCTCCCTGAAGATGAAACCGACGCTGAAGAAGATGAGACAACGCCAAAATTCCAGGAAAATGATGATACAAGAACTCCAAAAACGGAACGTGGAGATGAAACTGAAGATGTGTCCCGCGAGGAAGAAGAATCGGAGCATGGAAATGGAGGAGATCAGAAATTTACGGTTGAATCTTCAAGCATTTTGCTGAACGTTTCGGAAGAAACCTCGTACAGCTTTCCAGTTTCTTTGCTGAAGTCAGCGACCAAAATTCGTGTACTTTTGCTCAAGTTCAAGAGATCAAAAACTGAGAAATCGGAGAATAACGAGAAAACCGCGCGAGAAGATGTGGAAACCctgaaatttcaagaaaatcaggGTACTAAAACAAGTGGTAAGTTTTTTACTGTGAAATTTAAGGTTGAGGAAGTGAAAGGCCCACTTCTCTCTCTGTTTATCAGAGAGAATAATTCTAAGGAAAAACAGGGAAAAGGGCCAAAGAATAGCGAGGAAAATTTAGATTTAAGTGGAGTTTCAGATgacaaaaagttgatccaaaagtATTTGAAAATGGTTAAACCTTTATACGTTCGTGTTTCAAAGCGTTATGTCGAGAAACTGAAGTTTTCTGGGCAGTTGAGCTTCTCGGGTTCGAAGGGCGGTGGCACAGCATCTTCTCCTCCATGTGTGCCGATGGAGGAAGAAGGACCGGCAGCGGCTGAGGCCGTTAACGCGCCGGCCGAAAGAATGAAGAGTCGTGTAACTCAACCTAATGGAGCATTACTGCAAACAGGGCCGAAAGTAGGGCACAAACAGTTGGGTAAAAGCCGGTCAGCGTCAGCAGCCGTCGCAGCGTCTCCGCAGGTGAAGGCGGCAGCACCGGACCGCCGTGATGACTCGCTGTTACAGGTTCAGGATGGGATTCAAGACGCCATTCTACATTGTAAGAGATCCTTTCAACGCCTGTAG